TGTATGAAACGGAGAGGTCGCGTTGCGCGGCCGCGTTGTCCGGGTCCGCTGCCAGAAGCTGGTCGATATTCAGGCTCTGCTCGAAGTACCGCTTGGCGCCGGCCAGATCGCCCTGCGCCACCGACACATCGCCCAGCTTGCTGTATGAAACGGAGAGGTCGCGTTGCGCGGCCGCGTTGTCCGGGTCCGCTGCCAAGATTCGTTCGCCACACGCGACGGCCGCCCTGGCGACCGTGGCAGCATCGCCCAATCGCCCGAGGTGTTGCAGCGGCGTGCAGATCGCGTTGGCAACGCCCAACACGTTTGCATTGTCGACGCGGGGCCTGGCAAGGACATAGTCACGCAGCGGCTCGGCCTCCCAGGCAAAATCGCCCAGGCGCGCCGCGTTTTCCAGTGCGGCGGCACGAATTCGGACGACCAGCGCCAGAGCCTCTTGCTGGACCGCACCGCGATCCGCCGGCATGCGAGCGCGGACCACTTCCTGGACAATCCGGTGCACGCGAGCCAGGCGATCGTCTTCCTTGCGCGTCCACAGCCGCAGCCCCGACAGCCGTCGCTCGATCTGCTGCCAGGGGTCGGCATAGCCGGAACGGGATGCCAGCTCGTTCGGAAAGTCGGCGGCGACAAGCGCCCTGATCCAAGGCAGGGCCACCGCATCGGGCGGCAGTAGCGCCGCGTATTCGAGGGCCCGCAGCGCGGGCGCAGCGTCGGGAGTTTCGAGCCCGGCGAGCGTTGGCTCCAGCAGCGGGCCGATCAGTTTCACGAGATGTTCGCTGAGCTTAACTGCCCGATCGGCGCCGGTCCCTGAGAGCGCCGCAAACACGCCCTCGGTCTCGAGGCGCTCGAGGTAGCCGCGGTAGCTCACGTCGGGATGCCGCCAGAGGTAGACGGCCACGACCTCCAATGCCAAGGCATGCCCGCCCAGCAGGTGGACGATTCGCAGGGCGGCCTTCCACTCGTCGTCCCCATGAATCGCGCGATGGCGATGCAGCATCTCGATCGCGTCGGTATCGGGCAGGGGGTCGATCGGCACACAGTCGAGGCCGGCTGCTTGGATCGCGTCTTCTTCGAGCCGCGTCGTGACCAACACGTGCAAGCGATCGCCGCCAGGCAGGAAGCGCTGACGCTGCCGTGCATCAAGCAGCTCGGGGCGATCGACGTTGTCCAGGACCAGCAACGTGCGGCCGCGCCGTTCGAGTTCGGTCCGAACCCGGGCGGCGGCCAGATCGTCGTCGCGCTGTTCGGCCTCGGAGAATCGCAGCCCCAGGTCGGGCGCCAAGCGCACCAGGACGAGGCGCAGATCGCTCAGCCTTTCGGCCTCGACCAGAAACCGCCCGCCGGGATAGTGATCGGCAAAGGTCTGGGCATAGCGAAAGGCCAGGGCCGTCTTGCCGATGCCGCCGATGCCCTGGACGGCCGTGATGGCCGCCACCTTGCCTTGCGGCAACGCCTCGCGCAGCCGAGTCAATTCCCGGCTGCGACCGACAAACCGTTCGCTGGCCCGGGGTACGGTCGACTTCGACTCGCTCTGGCGGCGCGTGCGCGCGAGTCGCTCGGCCAATTGCTGTTCGAGTCGGCGCAACTGCTCGCGCACGGCCATTTCGCGCAGGGCGGCAACGCCATGCGGGCGCCAATCGCGGACATCGACAAATTGCCGTCCTGCCAGGTCGAGCTGCCATTCGTCGCCGAGCCGTCCGGAGCTCTCGGCAAAACCCGGCACGGTGACGATGTAGACCGGCGCGATCGCTTCGCCCAACATCTGACGTCGAATCTCGTGATCGCGATACTGCCGCCATTCCTGGCGGCAGTAGTCGCTGGCAAAGTAGTGCTCGGACAATACGGCCAACATCAGCTTCGAGGCGTGCAGCCCGTCGTAGATCCGTCGCTGCCAATCGTCCATCGAGCGGATCTCTTGGCGATCGAAAAACACGCGCAGCGGCGTGGGCGTGAATTCGGCATGCTCGGCGCGGATGGCCTGAACCAGCGCGCTAACCCAGCCGTCGGGCTGATCGTCCTTGTGGGCATAGCTGACGAACAGGTCCCAGCCGAGATGGTTGAGAAACCGGACCGGCGTCGGGCTGACCAGCCGACCATCGTCGCAGCGCTGCGCCATGATCTCCGGTTCGCTCAGCCAGCGATTGGCCCCATTGGCCTCGATCTTGCCGCGGGCCTCGTTCCCCACGAGCGCGACGTCGAACAGCTCGATGACATAGTCGGTGTGCTCGCCCGTGCGGCCCGAGACGTCGGTGTATTCCAGGTGCGCCAACGGGGCCGAGGCCACCACGACGTCGGCCGCTTCGCGAAGCCCGAGCTCCTCGTCGATCTCGCGGACGATGCAATCGCGAAATGTTTCGTCCTCGTGCTTGTGACCGCCGACGAAGTGATACGACTGCCAACCTTCGTTCCACTGGGCCAGCCACAGGGTTTGTCCCTCGGCCTCGCGGCGGATCAGGGCGATCGAGGCGATCGACTTCGACATGGCTGGCCCCCGGGAAATTGCTGACGGCTGCTGGTCGCCGTCCGTGGCTGAATTACGCGTGCAAGGCCGCCTCGGCCTGCAGGCGACCGACCAGGAAACGGGCCGTTGGCGAAATCGGCCGGCGGCGCTCGTCGAGCACCTCCTCGGGCAGCAGCCATTCGGCGATCAGGCCTGGTGGGAAAGCCTCGCTGCCTGGCAAGTCAACGACGTAGACCTGAAAGGAGAATCGCTTGACCTTCCCGTCGCGGTCGCTTTGCAGCCATTCGGTCACCTCGCAGGCCAGCGTCGGGACAGCGGTCGAAGTGCGCCCCAGACACTCCCCCGAATTGCGCATCGCCGCGTCGTCCCACGCTTCGTTCCTCGGCGCGTGCGGATGTTGCGGCTGGGTCTCCTGACGACGCTTCGTCATCGGGAGTGTGAAGGCGCCCCAACCGGCGTTGAATACCAACAGCAGTCTGCCCTCGCAACGAAAAACCGTGACTGCGACCTCGACGATCGGAAACCCCTGCACGGCCATGGTTGCTCCTCGCAGCTTCAGAATGATGCCGCAATCACTGCGGCGGGCATTGTAAGTCGGAAATTCCTCGGAAACACGGCGCAAACGATGCTCCCCGTCGATTTGAATAGTCAAGCTATTCGCTGCGCGCTCGCCGGGCGGTGTCAAAACCTTGCTGCCACGTTTCGAACGCCGACCGCGGCACGCCCAGCGGGCGACGGGCATCGGTCGCGGCGACCCTACCGCAGGGAGTTTGAACCACCTTGCTGGTAACTCCCGTAGCCTAAGTTGGTATATGCTCCATGAGCAATAGAATGTTCACACTTATGCACATTGTGCATCATGTGATGCGTCCGGCGATTTAGCACTTCCTGGCGACGGAGCACGCGCGATGAACGAACGCGAATCCCTGGCACCGCCGACGATCGAGGCGTTTCGCGCGCTCGTGGCGCTCGACCAGGAAAAAACGGTGACGGCGGCCGCCCGGCGGTTGGGCTACGATCAGTCGGCGATTACCCGGCGGCTCCGGACGTTCCAGCAGGGCGATGCCTTTCTCCGCCGCAGGGGCAAACACCTGGAGCTCACGCCACGCGGCCGTGCCTCGCTGCCCGCCATTCGCCAGCTCGTCGAGCAATTCGATCTCGTGCTCCGCCAATGCTGGCGCCAATCGCCGCTCGCACAGCGGCTGACCATCGGTACGGGCAGCTTTTTCGCCGAGCGCTTTCTGGCGGGCGCCCTGAGTCGCATGCAACCGCGGCTGCCAGGTTGGCAGCTGCAGGTGCGAATCATCCGCGGACAACGGCGGATCCTGCAAACCGCCGAAGGTACGCTCGATCTGGCGATCGTGTCGCACTCGCCGCTGCAGATTCAGTCGCTGCTCAACAGCAGCTTCGGCGGCGCCGTGGAACTGGAAATCGAGCCGCTCTGCAACTTCGGACTGTGCGTGGTCGCGCTGCGCAACACCGCCGCCGGACAAGGACTCGCGGCGACCAGCGACAAACGGCCCCTGAACCTGAACCTGCTCACACGGTGGCCCTTGGCCGCGCCCGATCCGGAGTCGGGCGTGCGTCGACAGTTGGAAGCGGCGCTGGCCGACGATGCCCGCGGGCTGAGTTTTGCCGTCGAGGGTGGCAACTGGCGAACGACGCTGCAGTTCGCCCTGGCCGGCCTGGGCATGGCCCTGGTGCCGGCGCCGCTGGCAGCCGATTGCAACCCTCGCACCACGGTTACCCGCCGCCTGAGCGACGCGCTGCAGATCCACTACCAACTGATTTGCCTGGCATCGAACAAGCCACGTGAGCGCGAGTGCCTCAAACAAGAATTGTTTGCCGCGTGTGAACGCGCGTAGTGCGATCT
This portion of the Pirellulales bacterium genome encodes:
- a CDS encoding TIR domain-containing protein, producing the protein MSKSIASIALIRREAEGQTLWLAQWNEGWQSYHFVGGHKHEDETFRDCIVREIDEELGLREAADVVVASAPLAHLEYTDVSGRTGEHTDYVIELFDVALVGNEARGKIEANGANRWLSEPEIMAQRCDDGRLVSPTPVRFLNHLGWDLFVSYAHKDDQPDGWVSALVQAIRAEHAEFTPTPLRVFFDRQEIRSMDDWQRRIYDGLHASKLMLAVLSEHYFASDYCRQEWRQYRDHEIRRQMLGEAIAPVYIVTVPGFAESSGRLGDEWQLDLAGRQFVDVRDWRPHGVAALREMAVREQLRRLEQQLAERLARTRRQSESKSTVPRASERFVGRSRELTRLREALPQGKVAAITAVQGIGGIGKTALAFRYAQTFADHYPGGRFLVEAERLSDLRLVLVRLAPDLGLRFSEAEQRDDDLAAARVRTELERRGRTLLVLDNVDRPELLDARQRQRFLPGGDRLHVLVTTRLEEDAIQAAGLDCVPIDPLPDTDAIEMLHRHRAIHGDDEWKAALRIVHLLGGHALALEVVAVYLWRHPDVSYRGYLERLETEGVFAALSGTGADRAVKLSEHLVKLIGPLLEPTLAGLETPDAAPALRALEYAALLPPDAVALPWIRALVAADFPNELASRSGYADPWQQIERRLSGLRLWTRKEDDRLARVHRIVQEVVRARMPADRGAVQQEALALVVRIRAAALENAARLGDFAWEAEPLRDYVLARPRVDNANVLGVANAICTPLQHLGRLGDAATVARAAVACGERILAADPDNAAAQRDLSVSYSKLGDVSVAQGDLAGAKRYFEQSLNIDQLLAADPDNAAAQRDLSVSY
- a CDS encoding LysR family transcriptional regulator, yielding MNERESLAPPTIEAFRALVALDQEKTVTAAARRLGYDQSAITRRLRTFQQGDAFLRRRGKHLELTPRGRASLPAIRQLVEQFDLVLRQCWRQSPLAQRLTIGTGSFFAERFLAGALSRMQPRLPGWQLQVRIIRGQRRILQTAEGTLDLAIVSHSPLQIQSLLNSSFGGAVELEIEPLCNFGLCVVALRNTAAGQGLAATSDKRPLNLNLLTRWPLAAPDPESGVRRQLEAALADDARGLSFAVEGGNWRTTLQFALAGLGMALVPAPLAADCNPRTTVTRRLSDALQIHYQLICLASNKPRERECLKQELFAACERA